In Cryptococcus neoformans var. grubii H99 chromosome 9, complete sequence, a genomic segment contains:
- a CDS encoding enoyl-CoA hydratase, translated as MLARTLLRPSQTSYRFTIRAMSTSAEQLVIPSRSPSNNVAILTLNRPKALNALSTPLFNALNAELEKAETDDSVRAIVITGGDKVFAAGADIKEMKDKEFAEAYTSNFLGSWNQIASIRKPIVGAVAGYALGGGCELAMLCDILVASPTAVFGQPEITLGIIPGMGGSQRLTSLIGKARAMDMVLTGRKIDADTAERWGLVSRVTKEGESVTEEAVKVAESVGKFGKVAVQAGKEAVNGSLDLPLEQGLRLERRLFQQLFATKDQKEGMAAFAEKRKPSWSDK; from the exons ATGTTAGCTCGCACTCTTCTCAGGCCTTCCCAAACTTCGTACCGATTCACCATCCGCGCCATGTCCACCTCTGCAGAACAGCTCGTCATCCCGTCTCGTTCTCCTTCGAACAACGTAGCCATCTTGACCCTTAACAGGCCCAAGGCCCTCAACGCGTTGAGCACTCCCTTGTTCAATGCTCTCAATGCCGAGCTTGAGAAGGCCGAGACAGATGACAGTGTGAGGGCCATTGTCATTACCGGCGGTGACAAGGTGTTTGCGGCTGGTGCTGATatcaaggagatgaaggacaaggaat TTGCTGAGGCATACACTAGCAATTTCCTTGGATCCTGGAACCAAATCGCCTCTATCCGCAAGCCAATTGTCGGTGCTGTCGCCGGCTATGCCCTCGGAGGCGGATGTGAGCTCGCCATGCTCTGCGACATCCTCGTCGCTTCCCCTACTGCCGTCTTTGGCCAACCCGAGATCACGCTCGGGATTATCCCGGGAATGGGTGGCTCCCAACGTCTTACTTCCCTGATTGGAAAGGCGAGGGCTATGGACATGGTTCTCActggaaggaagattgaCGCAGATACGGCTGAGAGATGGGGGTTGGTTAGCAGAGTTACcaaggaaggggagagtGTGACTGAGGAAGCGGTAAAGGTGGCGGAGAGCGTGGGCAAGTTTGGAAAGGTGGCTGTACAGGCTGGCAAGGAGGCCGTTAATGGAT CTCTCGACCTTCCCCTCGAGCAAGGTCTAAGGCTCGAAAGGAGGCTCTTCCAGCAACTCTTCGCGACCAAGGACcagaaggaag GCATGGCTGCCTTTgccgagaagaggaagccTTCTTGGTCCGACAAGTAA
- a CDS encoding translation initiation factor 2 subunit 1, whose translation MPRFYENKYPEVDQLVMVQVQSIEDMGAYVKLLEYDNIEGMILLSELSRRRIRSVQKLIRVGRNEVVVVMRVDPDKGYIDLSKRRVSAEEVVKCEEQYEKGKAVDSIITQVAKKRGVTPESLYEKIAWPLHRQYGHAYEAFKLSISEPDAVFGTLELDEETLADLRSGIARRLTPKPVKVRADVEVKCFSYAGIEAIKRALTAGEAVSTPEVPIKVRLVAPPLYVMSTTSTDKNAAIELMEKAVEVIGETVRKDKGDITIKMKPKVVSETEDAELKALMEQFEAANMDQAGDDESSEEDE comes from the exons ATGCCCCGATTTTATGAGAACAAATACCCCGAG GTCGACCAATTGGTCATGGTCCAGGTTCAGTCTATTGAGGACATGGGTGCCTACGTCAAGCTC CTTGAATATGACAACATTGAGGGAATGATCCTTCTTTCCGAGCTTTCCCGAAGACGTATCCGATCAGTCCAGAAACTCATTCGAGTGGGACGAAACGAAGTCGTTGTTGTGATGCGCGTGGACCCCGACAAGG GCTATATTGATCTTTCCAAGCGACGAGTTTCTGCGGAGGAGGTTGTCAAGTGTGAGGAACAATACGAGAAGGGCAAAGCGGTCGACTCTATCATTACCCAAGTTGCTAAGAAGCGAGGTGTCACTCCTGAATCATTGTACGAAAAGATTGCTTGGCCTTTGCATCGACAATACGGACATGCATACGAGGCTTTCAAACTCTCCATCAG CGAACCTGATGCTGTCTTTGGCACCCTCGAACTTGACGAAGAAACTCTTGCCGACCTCCGATCCGGTATCGCACGACGACTTACCCCCAAGCCCGTCAAGGTTCGCGCCGATGTCGAAGTCAAATGCTTCTCCTATGCCGGTATCGAAGCTATCAAACGTGCCCTTACCGCCGGTGAAGCCGTCTCTACCCCAGAAGTGCCTATCAAAGTCAGGTTGGTCGCCCCTCCGCTTTACGTTATGAGCACGACAAGTACGGACAAGAATGCTGCGATAGagttgatggagaaggcggtTGAAGTTATTGGTGAGACTGTTAGGAAAGACAAGGGTGATATCACTatcaagatgaag CCCAAGGTTGTTTCCGAAACCGAAGATGCAGAGCTCAAAGCTCTCATGGAACAATTCGAAGCAGCCAACATGGACCAGGCGGGTGACGATGAATCaagcgaggaggacgaaTAA
- a CDS encoding D-glycerate 3-kinase — translation MTATAQIPGGAMVQQTAGFVLSQLARHRSSWNKETMCPPLVVGVQGPQGAGKSHLTGLLPDYLEKHYGLRLATMSLDDFYLTHSDQVKLSQSEPDNPLLNGRGPAGTHDLPLLEQCLAKLKSINDRSAKFPTATKDQRAQLPIYDKSLFKGEGDRSKEVVEVQGPIDVVIFEGWMNGFGPLSNDKLEEKYAEAGRQWPSSSLVGAPGVMPTILLYSRSTLHSINQNLRQYEVLWDQIDCFVQIQPLDLSYVWTWRLQQEHNMKAKNGGNGMTDEQVRHFINRYMPSYELFQDGIDKETTSWRGKGLRFIVNIKREIVGTESF, via the exons ATGACTGCTACAGCACAGATCCCCGGTGGAGCAATGGTCCAGCAGACAGCCGGTTTCGTCCTATCACAGCTCGCTCGTCACAGAAGTTCATGGAATAAAGAAACGATGTGTCCTCCTCTTGTAGTAGGTGTACAGGGCCCTCAAGGTGCAG GCAAATCACACCTAACTGGTCTATTGCCAGACTATCTGGAAAAACATTATGGTCTGCGTCTCGCTACTATGTCTTTGGACGACTTTTACCTCACCCATTCCGATCAGGTCAAGCTATCCCAATCCGAGCCCGATAACCCACTCCTCAACGGCCGCGGCCCCGCCGGTACCCACGATTTACCACTTCTGGAACAATGTCTGGCAAAGTTGAAATCTATCAATGACCGCAGTGCGAAGTTTCCAACTGCGACTAAGGACCAAAGGGCTCAGCTGCCCATATATGACAAATCCCTTTTCAAAGGCGAGGGTGACCGGTCAAAGGAGGTAGTAGAAGTGCAAGGACCGATTGATGTGGTCATATTTGAAGGGTGGATGAATGGATTCGGGCCGTTATCAAATGACAAACTAGAAGAGAAATACGCCGAAGCCGGACGACAATggccctcttcttctctcgtcGGCGCACCTGGGGTCATGCCTACCATTTTATTGTATTCGAGATCAACGCTACACAGTATAAACCAAAATCTGAGGCAGTATGAAGTACTTTGGGATCAAATTGATTGTTTTGTACAGATTCAACCGTTGGATCTGTCTTACGTATGGACTTGGAGACTTCAG CAAGAACACAATATGAAAGCGAAGAATGGAGGTAACGGAATGACTGATGAGCAGGTCCGACATTTCATTAACCG ATACATGCCCAGCTATGAGCTGTTTCAAGATGGAATTGACAAGGAGACCACATCATGGAGGGGCAAAGGGCTTCGTTTTATTGTGAACATAAAAAGAGAAATTGTTGGCACAGAAAGCTTCTGA
- a CDS encoding tartrate dehydrogenase: MSPVRVPSHGDGWASTPETKQVYSIASIPADGIGPEVVEAAITVLKAIAKKRGTFQLDFTNFDWSSETYKKTGKYVPDNHLDILREFDAILFGAVGAPDVPDHISLWGLRLAICQPLQQYANVRRTRVLPGTESPLRNCKPGQLDWVIVRENSEGEYAGHGGRSHNGYNHEVATEISIFTRVGVERIARFAFQLAQSRPRKKLTYVTKSNAQRNGMVMWDEVVNVVAKEFPDVELDHMLVDAMTVRMVLHPESLDTIVATNLHADILSDLAAALAGSIGIAPTANLDPSRRNPSMFEPIHGSAFDITGKGIANPVATFWTAVEMLEWLGEKEAGQQLMEAVEAVCVDGIKTKDLGGSATTKEVTDAVVKRILQG; the protein is encoded by the exons ATGTCACCTGTTCGAGTTCCCTCTCACGGCGATGGCTGGGCTTCTACCCCCGAAACCAAGCAAGTCTACAGTATCGCTTCCATCCCCGCCGACGGTATTGGACCAGAGGTCGTCGAAGCCGCCATCACTGTGCTCAAGGCTATCGCCAAGAAACGAGGAACTTTCCAGCTCGACTTTACCAACTTTGACTGGTCTTCTGAAACTTACAAGAAGACTGGAAAATATGTACCGGACAACCATCTCGACATCCTTCGCGAGTTTGATGCTATCCT TTTCGGTGCTGTCGGCGCTCCCGATGTCCCTGACCACATCTCCCTTTGGGGTCTCCGACTAGCTATCTGCCAGCCTTTGCAGCAGTACGCCAATGTTCG ACGAACTCGTGTTCTTCCCGGTACCGAATCACCCCTCCGCAACTGCAAGCCTGGTCAGCTTGACTGGGTAATTGTCCGAGAGAACTCGGAGGGCGAGTACGCGGGTCACGGTGGACGATCCCACAATGGTTACAACCATGAGGTTGCAACAG aaatctccatcttcactcGTGTCGGGGTGGAGAGAATCGCACGATTTGCTTTCCAGCTGGCTCAATCTCGACCTCGCAAGAAGCTCACCTACGTCACCAAGTCCAACGCCCAACGAAATGGAATGGTTATGTGGGATGAAGTTGTCAATGTGGTCGCAAAGGAGTTCCCTGATGTTGAGCTTGACCACATGCTGG TTGATGCGATGACTGTCCGAATGGTTCTTCACCCAGAGTCGCTCGACACCATTGTAGCCACCAACCTTCACGCAGATATTCTTTCCGACCTCGCAGCGGCCCTTGCTGGATCCATTGGTATCGCTCCCACCGCCAACCTTGACCCCTCTCGTAGAAATCCATCAA TGTTCGAGCCTATCCACGGATCTGCTTTCGATATCACAGGCAAGGGAATCGCAAACCCTGTCGCAACTTTCTGGACAGCAGTGGAGATGCTAGAATGGTTGGGTGAGAAAGAGGCTGGACAGCAACTTATGGAGGCTGTCGAAGCTGTATGTGTTGACGGAATCAAGACGAAGGACTTGGGGGGATCAGCTACCACGAAGGAAGTCACAGATGCTGTTGTCAAGAGGATTTTGCAAGGGTAA
- a CDS encoding nicotinamide mononucleotide permease, variant, which translates to MASTPRDEVIIPSDAATDKEIYGDVDIKEAVEHVEDKNAGNISVLDGAVAAEIELLRSMSPEEFAIEERKLLRKIDFTLLPTLFVLLILNYLDRNALASARVQGIEKSLGLVGTQFNTAISLLFVGYILGQIPSNLILSRTRPSIYLSVCVMVWAIVSLCTGFVKNYHQLLAVRILLGFTESPYFPGALFLLSTWYTKKELAYRTAFLYTGSLLSGAFSGLIAAGVQNGLDGKLGMESWRWLFILEGAITGFAAIIAIFVLPDYPATTKWLSTREKAVAVWRMERDGGSRDEDDQGLIHSLKLALCDYRLYLLATVIITKTTAGAVTQFFPTVIATFGFNKVITLLLLAPPYLVTAVLSLLISRLSDRKPERCFHLALPLTVGMIGYIIAVSTLKTGPRYFSLFLMLGGLFGSYNVALAWISSTFPRPRAKRAAAYAIINSLGNIAQIWSPYLYPSTDAPRYTTAFATNSAMAAVAILFCFVLRFFLKMGNAKMDREDAEAEARGEAVEDRVRYVL; encoded by the exons ATGGCTTCTACTCCTCGCGATGAGGTGATCATTCCCTCTGATGCCGCCACCGACAAGGAGATATACGGCGATGTGGATATCAAGGAGGCTGTAGAGCATGTCGAGGATAAAAACGCTGGAAACATTTCTGTTCTGGATGGTGCTGTCGCTGCTGAGATTGAACTACTCCGCTCAATGTCCCCCGAGGAGTTTGCGATCGAGGAGAGAAAACTACTGCGCAAG ATTGACTTTACCCTCCTTCCAACTTTATTTGTTCTCCTTATCCTCAATTACCTTGACCGAAACGCACTTGCTTCGGCTCGTGTGCAAGGTATTGAGAAAAGTCTGGGTTTGGTCGGCACACAGTTTAACACTGCAATCAGTCTGCTCTTTGTCGGCTACATCCTTGGCCAGATCCCATCAAACTTGATCCTTTCAAGGACCCGACCTTCCATCTACCTATCAGTCTGTGTCATGGTCTG GGCGATTGTTTCATTGTGCACCGGTTTTGTCAAGAATTACCACCAACTCCTTGCCGTTCGTATTTTACTCGGTTTCACTGAAAGCCCATACTTCCCTGGAGCCTTGTTTTTACTTTCGACTTGGTATACCAAAAAGGAGCTCGCCTACCGAACTGCTTTC CTTTACACTGGCTCTTTGCTGTCTGGAGCGTTCTCAGGCTTGATTGCTGCCGGCGTGCAAAATGGTTTAGATGGCAAACTTGGTATGGAGTCATGGCGATGGCTCTTCATTCTCGAG GGAGCTATTACTGGCTTCGCTGCCATAATCGCCATCTTTGTTCTTCCCGACTATCCCGCTACAACAAAATGGCTGAGCACCAGAGAAAAGGCTGTTGCGGTTTGGCGAATGGAACGGGACGGTGGAAGtcgagatgaggatgaccAGGGACTGATCCACAGCTTGAAACTTGCACTCTGCGACTATAGG TTGTACCTTCTTGCCACCGTTATCATTACCAAGACTACCGCCGGCGCGGTGACTCAGTTTTTCCCTACAGTCATTGCAACCTTTGGCTTTAACAAAGTCATCAC ACTCCTGCTCCTCGCACCTCCGTACCTCGTCACCGCcgttctttctctcttaATCTCAAGGTTATCTGACCGAAAGCCTGAACGATGCTTCCACCTCGCCCTCCCTCTTACTGTCGGAATGATCGG TTATATCATTGCCGTCTCTACTCTAAAGACGGGTCCTCGATACTTTTCGCTTTTCCTCATGCTGGGTGGTCTTTTCGGGTCGTATAACGTCGCTCTTGCC TGGATCTCTTCAACatttcctcgtcctcgtgCGAAGCGAGCAGCTGCTTATGCTATCATCAACAGTTTGGG TAACATTGCCCAGATCTGGTCACCATACCTCTACCCTTCGACCGACGCTCCTCGATACACC ACTGCATTCGCAACCAACTCGGCCATGGCAGCTGTCGCCATCCTGTTCTGCTTCGTTCTTCGCTTTTTCCTGAAGATGGGTAACGCCAAGATGGATCGTGAGGATGCGGAGGCGGAAGCTAGGGGCgaggcggtggaggatagGGTTAGGTATGTGTTGTAG
- a CDS encoding ubiquitin-like modifier-activating enzyme ATG7 codes for MAPLQFQPLASQPTPAFWAALAAHKLNHLRLDDSHLSIAAHLEPAKRVLVNKEHGHDSADVGIDGSLVVGGEAFEAERGKLPLHTVSVSGTLKIFNTIEEFKDTSTKKRLFDDLVAQMLESFDTDQPILNPFLLVTFADLKKYVYHYWFAFPALVSNPAWVVDGEFMPVDEIDEIRTFAQSHFQNNTTAFLVKGAASQLSAAPLSSCPTFYDNGETVTVIFHDTSSLPSNPGWTLRNVLYYLSAKHGITSLRVICLREGSSSIQASLSLPASPSTTPTPPQAVGWERHPSGKLSPRVADLGPMMDPTRLASQAVDLNLKLIKWRLLPALDLDKISGTKCLLLGAGTLGCYVARILMGWGVRNMTLVDSSTVSYSNPVRQPLFTFSDCLNGGLPKAPTAAKKLQEIFPGVNAQGVVLGIPMPGHPISSDEDTSHAVAKLEALVESHDAVFLLMDSRESRWLPTVMGKKWGKVVVNAALGFDSFLVMRHGAGAQSDKLKEMGKKGLGCYYCNDIVAPTDSLSDRTLDQMCTVTRPGVAPIAAAMAVELLISVLQHPLGVHAPAERPDTMDINPTYTSPLGCVPHQLRGQMYQWKTQIVEGEAFDRCTACSDYVLNEYETKGFAFLRRVFNEKDYLEKVTGLDELYRESEKVIEGMEGLDWDSEGEE; via the exons ATGGCGCCACTCCAGTTCCAGCCACTCGCCTCCCAGCCCACCCCCGCCTTCTGGGCAGCCCTCGCAGCGCACAAACTCAACCACCTCAGGCTCGACGACTCCCACCTCTCCATTGCAGCCCATCTCGAGCCCGCAAAGCGCGTTCTCGTCAACAAGGAGCATGGCCACGACAGCGCAGACGTCGGGATCGACGGCTCGTTGGTCGTTGGCGGCGAGGCTTTTGAGGCGGAGCGCGGCAA ATTGCCACTACACACCGTCTCTGTCAGCGGTACGCTCAAGATATTCAACACTATTGAAGAGTTCAAGGATACGTCGACCAAAAAGCGTCTCTTTGATGACCTTGTCGCCCAG ATGCTCGAATCGTTCGACACTGATCAACCCATACTCAACCCCTTTCTACTCGTCACTTTTGCAGACTTGAAAAAGTATGTGTACCACTATTGGTTTGCGTTCCCTGCGCTTGTATCAAATCCTGCATGGGTTGTGGATGGAGAGTTTATGCCTGTTGAT GAGATTGACGAAATTCGAACCTTTGCACAATCCCATTTCCAAAATAACACTACTGCTTTCCTCGTGAAAGGCGCCGCCTCCCAGCTATCTGCTGCACCATTATCTTCATGCCCTACATTCTACGACAATGGTGAAACT GTGACCGTCATTTTCCACGATACgtcttccctcccttccaaCCCGGGATGGACACTCCGCAACGTGCTGTACTACCTCTCCGCCAAACACGGTATCACCTCTCTCCGCGTCATATGTCTAAGAGAAGGTTCTTCCAGTATCCAAGCTTCCCTGTCTCTCCCCGCTTCCCCTTCAACCACCCCCACCCCACCCCAGGCGGTAGGCTGGGAACGTCATCCATCCGGTAAACTCTCCCCCCGCGTAGCAGATCTAGGACCGATGATGGACCCTACCCGCCTCGCCTCGCAAGCTGTGGACTTGAATCTAAAGCTGATCAAATGGAGACTCTTGCCGGCATTGGATTTGGACAAGATATCAGGGACGAAATGTTTGTTGTTGGGTGCGGGCACGTTGGGGTGTTATGTTGCTAGGATTTTGATG GGCTGGGGAGTCCGAAACATGACACTCGTCGATTCATCAACCGTATCCTACTCCAACCCTGTCCGCCAACCGCTCTTCACATTTTCAGACTGTCTCAACGGCGGGCTGCCAAAGGCCCCCACGGCCGCAAAGAAGCTACAGGAGATTTTCCCCGGTGTAAATGCCCAAGGCGTCGTCCTCGGGATCCCCATGCCGGGGcatcccatctcttcaGATGAAGATACGTCCCACGCGGTGGCCAAGCTGGAAGCGTTGGTGGAATCGCATGATGCCGTGTTCTTGTTGATGGATTCGAGGGAATCGAGGTGGTTGCCGACGGTGATGGGGAAAAAGTGGGGGAAAGTGGTGGTCAATGCCGCTTTGGGGTTTGACTCGTTTTTGGTTATGCGCCATGGGGCCGGGGCGCAGTCTGACAAGCtaaaggagatggggaagaaaggTTTAGGGTGTTATTATTGTAATGATATCGTCGCTCCTACCGAC AGCCTAAGCGATAGAACCTTGGACCAGATGTGTACAGTCACTCGACCGGGTGTGGCGCCGATTGCGGCGGCGATGGCGGTAGAGCTCTTGATCTCTGTTTTACAGCATCCTCTCGG AGTCCATGCTCCCGCCGAAAGGCCCGATACCATGGACATAAACCCAACATACACTTCGCCACTGGGATGTGTACCGCATCAGTTACGGGGACAGATGTATCAGTGGAAAACACAGATTGTAGAAGGCGAGGCGTTTGATCGATGTACGGCATGTTCAGATTAT GTACTGAACGAATACGAGACCAAGGGCTTTGCGTTCCTCCGACGGGTGTTTAATGAAAAGGATTATTTGGAGAAAGTGACGGGTTTGGATGAGTTGTATAGAGAGAGTGAAAAGGTTATAGAGGGGATGGAGGGGTTGGATTGGGATAGCGAGGGGGAAGAGTGA
- a CDS encoding mitochondrial protein required for respiration, with product MARPSIRLFSLAFAPRPVGTPQVTRLSLRPRATGTHRPFGSAPSGVNPTTPKYTPKSSSTISILLRPTSLILIFVPILTGFLGVWQLKRLRWKLDLIEEVDRNLHKEPMLLPGNINLDALPEFSFRRVLIKGQFTGPPILLGPQTYEGFPGYHLILPFLRPGDGGGSTILVNRGFITTTRANAIRAGTQVPPGLTLDKAGKLVGTGEEVVVEGLLPKTGERTVWMHENKPETNEWFWKDVDKMAEVCGGEEKGVQPVLVDALAEPDQSPTLLMQQGIPVGRPAHVELRNQHAQYAAIWLSLSGSTTVMLGYILTRGKGKPKTRRPKLY from the exons ATGGCCCGTCCCTCGATCCGCCTTTTCTCCCTCGCTTTCGCCCCACGCCCTGTAGGCACCCCGCAGGTCACTCGTCTCTCTCTCCGACCCCGCGCAACGGGCACTCACCGACCATTCGGCTCTGCCCCTTCCGGCGTCAACCCCACCACCCCGAAATACACCCccaaatcctcctccaccattTCCATCCTCCTAAGACCGACATCGTTGATATTGATCTTTGTGCCTATATTAACGGGGTTCTTGGGGGTATGGCAGCTGAAGCGATTGAGGTGGAAGTTGGATTTGATCGAAGAGGTGGACCGGAATTTGCACAAGGAGCCAATGTTGCTGCCTGGGAATATCAA TCTGGACGCCCTCCCGGAATTCTCGTTTAGACGCGTATTGATCAAGGGCCAATTCACCGGTCCGCCCATCTTACTCGGTCCACAGACGTATGAAGGTTTCCCAGGCTATCACCTCATCCTACCTTTTCTCCGTCCAGGCGATGGCGGGGGATCGACGATTTTGGTGAATCGCGGGTTCATCACGACGACTCGGGCGAATGCGATCCGTGCTGGCACCCAGGTCCCGCCCGGCTTGACGCTCGATAAGGCAGGAAAGTTGGTAGGCAcgggggaagaggtggtggtggaagggtTGTTGCCAAAGACGGGGGAGAGGACGGTGTGgatgcatgagaataagCCGGAGACGAATGAGTGGTTCTGGAAAGATGTGGACAAGATGGCAGAGGTTTGTgggggggaggaaaagggggTGCAGCCGGTTTTGGTGGATGCTCTTGCTG AGCCAGATCAATCGCCGACATTGTTGATGCAGCAGGGTATCCCTGTAGGTCGACCAGCCCATGTCGAGTTGAGGAATCAACATGCCCAGTACGCAGCCATCTG GCTGTCATTATCGGGGTCAACAACGGTGATGCTTGGATACATCTTGACgcgaggaaagggaaagccCAAGACGAGGCGACCAAAGTTGTACTAA
- a CDS encoding translocation protein SEC62, with protein sequence MATPANATSVVDAQKRAPQEFKNAVDFLRAKAGPKVRLGILNGKRVEYFKGKTAIRTLLSPHYQKLKKVPPVKDEDEAKALMVKLLPFAFFLRTDRPVPETPIPSGQPKPLRLSPQQSFDPLAYYTWFYDGSPLYTYLGGLAMVLIMLAGVMFPLWPVKLRIGVWYLSVGVLGLIGAFLGLAVVRLVFWCVTVLTMKRAIWIFPNLFEDVGFVDSFIPGWDYDEPKKKKKSGTHAKGHTHTKKHKSGSGSASGKAKHGQGQGHGGGVEVSSPAPSSALPTTAEGEARAEGGSEGVRKRVTVEDADEE encoded by the exons ATGGCAACTCCCGCAAACGCTACATCGGTCGTGGATGCCCA AAAGCGTGCCCCACAAGAATTCAAAAATGCAGTCGACTTTTTACGTGCAAAAGCAGGACCAAAAGTCCGGTTGGGCATCTTGAATGGGAAGCGAGTAGAGTACTTTAAAG GCAAAACGGCTATCCGCACATTGCTTAGCCCGCATTACCAGAAACTCAAAAAAGTGCCTCCtgtcaaggatgaggatgaagcgaAAGCACTCATGGTCAAGTTGTTACCCTT cgccttcttcctccgcaCCGACCGACCTGTTCCCGAAACCCCCATCCCGTCTGGCCAACCAAAACCCCTCCGTCTCTCCCCACAACAATCGTTCGACCCACTCGCATATTATACTTGGTTCTATGACGGTTCCCCGCTGTACACTTACCTCGGCGGATTGGCCATGGTGCTGATCATGTTGGCCGGTGTCATGTTCCCGCTTTGGCCGGTAAAACTGAGGATCGGGGTGTGGTATTTGAGTGTGGGCGTGTTGGGGCTGATAGGAGCGTTTTTAGGGCTGGCGGTGGTGAGATTGGTGTTTTGGTGTGTGACGGtgttgacgatgaagagggcgaTTTGGATCTTTCCGAATTTGTTTGAAGACGTCGGTTTT GTCGACTCGTTCATCCCCGGATGGGATTACGACGAAcccaaaaagaagaagaagagcggtACCCATGCCAAGGGCCATACCCATACCAAGAAACACAAGTCTGGATCTGGATCGGCGTCTGGCAAGGCCAAGCATGGGCAGGGACAGGGACATGGAGGAGGTGTGGAAGTATCTTCCCCTGCGCCCAGCTCGGCGCTTCCTACGACGGCCGAGGGCGAGGCTAGAGCTGAGGGTGGGAGTGAAGGAGtgaggaaaagggtgaCTGTGGAAGATGCGGATGAAGAGTGA
- a CDS encoding cleavage stimulation factor subunit 2 yields MPPNASKTVFVANIPYDVSEEQLANVFSEAGPVANVEIKFDANTGRSKGYAFVQFYDEATALSAVRNLQDAPVNGRNLRVELSTDEPGPRRRGPGPGAVGVGTAPGAGGPGVGGPSASLGGSRPMVPAPGPGGAPPFTSAGAGAPGYPPRAPFDPRYPQAHSQSHENTPPPTGVGVRRQGGDDIDLRMAPQGIDLPPGQKAVDTISKTLAGIAPGQMGDVMTSMKSLIQTNPDQARQLLSQQPQLAYALFQAMLLLNLVDPSVLSSIQPLAASASTSAAAPGGAAPVVPGPGVGGGGGPGPRAPSYPPYPPPVQTQGPPGGQQAFRPPPQALYGGAPPLPNQNQNQSQNQNPPYPSYPSGPGGMPGAGAGAGVPPPTSTPVPPTPHPPHAVPVGPPGGPAPPATGLASLPPAAQAALSTLPPDQQQMLLQVLQLSPAQIAALDPTQKASVMQLRQQFLGTA; encoded by the exons ATGCCTCCCAACGCCTCTAAGACAGTTTTTG TCGCAAATATCCCATA CGATGTGTCCGAAGAACAGCTCGCCAACGTCTTTTCAGAGGCTGGGCCTGTAGCCAACGTCGA GATCAAGTTCGATGCTAATACTGGTAGATCAAAAGGTTATGCTTTTGTGCAATTCTATG ACGAAGCAACTGCCCTCTCCGCTGTGCGCAACCTCCAAGACGCACCCGTAAACGGGCGTAACCTCCGTGTAGAACTGTCAACCGATGAACCTGGTCCTCGTCGGCGCGGCCCTGGTCCTGGTGCTGTAGGTGTAGGTACTGCTCCTGGGGCAGGTGGACCTGGAGTCGGTGGACCCTCTGCATCCCTTGGTGGTTCTCGGCCCATGGTCCCAGCTCCAGGCCCAGGTGGTGCTCCTCCCTTCACCAGCGCCGGCGCCGGCGCACCCGGTTACCCTCCCCGGGCACCATTCGACCCCCGTTACCCCCAAGCCCACTCTCAGTCACACGAGAACACCCCTCCTCCCACCGGTGTCGGCGTTAGAAGACAAGGTGGAGATGATATCGATTTGAGGATGGCGCCTCAGGGTATAGACTTGCCCCCTGGACAGAAGGCGGTGGATACGATAAGCAAGACTTTGGCGGGGATTGCGCCCGGTCAGATGGGGGATGTTATGACCAGTATGAAG TCACTTATCCAGACAAACCCGGATCAAGCCCGCCAACTCTTGAGTCAACAACCCCAACTCGCATACGCCCTCTTCCAGGCTatgctcctcctcaaccttgTCGACCCTTCTGTTCTGTCTAGTATCCAGCCTTTGGCGGCTTCTGCTTCCACTTCCGCAGCTGCTCCCGGTGGGGCTGCACCTGTAGTCCCCGGACCTGGCGTcggtggaggcggaggtCCAGGTCCAAGAGCGCCCAGCTACCCACCATATCCACCTCCGGTCCAAACCCAAGGTCCACCAGGCGGTCAACAAGCTTTCCGTCCTCcgcctcaagctctctATGGAGGCGcacctcctcttcccaaccAAAATCAAAATCAGAGCCAAAATCAAAACCCTCCTTACCCCTCTTACCCCTCCGGTCCTGGGGGTATGCCTGGTGCTGGTGCCGGTGCTGGCGTACCACCTCCCACTTCTACACCCGTGCCACCCACTCCGCATCCCCCTCACGCTGTCCCAGTTGGTCCACCGGGTGGACCCGCACCGCCAGCCACAGGATTGGCATCCCTCCCCCCCGCAGCGCAAGCCGCGCTCTCCACCCTCCCTCCTGACCAACAACAGATGCTTCTCCAGGTTTTACAGCTCTCGCCAGCACAGATTGCGGCGTTGGATCCAACGCAAAAGGCTTCAGTCATGCAACTC CGACAACAATTCCTCGGGACTGCttag